The proteins below are encoded in one region of Apium graveolens cultivar Ventura chromosome 4, ASM990537v1, whole genome shotgun sequence:
- the LOC141717286 gene encoding uncharacterized protein LOC141717286, which yields MTSNFLLIALLGSLVVCSNARVLTGQKANSNSFADEKTFYGHSGGLGGGGGGGLGGGGGLGGGNGFGGGAGAGGGLGSGGGLGGGGGGGFGGGGGGGLGGGSGFGGGAGSGFGGGAGLGSGGGFGGGGGGGAGGGLGGLGGGFGGGSGGGFGGGLP from the coding sequence ATGACATCGAATTTTCTTCTCATTGCCCTTCTCGGTTCTCTTGTTGTTTGCTCCAATGCTCGAGTCCTCACAGGACAAAAGGCTAACTCTAACTCATTTGCGGATGAGAAAACATTTTACGGTCATAGTGGTGGACTTGGTGGAGGCGGAGGAGGTGGACTTGGTGGGGGTGGAGGACTTGGCGGTGGGAATGGATTCGGTGGAGGTGCGGGGGCAGGAGGCGGACTAGGCTCGGGTGGGGGACTTGGTGGAGGTGGCGGAGGAGGCTTTGGAGGAGGCGGTGGTGGAGGATTAGGGGGAGGTTCAGGATTTGGAGGTGGTGCTGGTAGTGGATTTGGAGGGGGAGCTGGTCTTGGTAGTGGAGGAGGGTTTGGAGGAGGTGGCGGCGGAGGTGCCGGAGGTGGACTAGGAGGACTTGGTGGAGGATTTGGCGGTGGATCTGGCGGTGGATTCGGAGGTGGCCTTCCTTGA